The Aedes aegypti strain LVP_AGWG chromosome 1, AaegL5.0 Primary Assembly, whole genome shotgun sequence sequence ATTCACTTGAGCAGGGCAAATTCCCTAGTAGTTGGAAACAATCCACAGTGATTCCGATACCAAAAGTATCCGGTACAACGAAATCTGAGGAGTATAGGCCGATTAACATGTTACCTATTTACGAGAAGGTGTTAGAGATCATTGTCAAAGACCAATTGCTGGAGTACCTGAACGAgcataaaattataataaatgaaCAGTCAGGATTTAGgcaaaaccattcatgtgagtctgcattaaatttattgttgtaCAAATGGAAGCGAATgatcgaagaaaagaaaactattattgtTTTGTTCTTAGACCTTAAGCGAGCATTTGAAACTATATCACGACCGGAAATGATAAAGACTTTGGGTAAATATGGTATGGGAGGAAATGTCCTCAAATGGTTTGAGTCTTATTTAGCTGATCGCACTCAAGTATGTCAATACGGAAATCATATTTCTTCGCCAAAATCAGTGCCGCTTGGAGTTCCACAGGGTAGCGTTTTAGGACCGattctatttattttatatatcaATGACATGACGAAAGCTATTCAGCATTGTGATATTAATTTATTCGCAGACGATACTGTCATTTTTATTGCAGATAAAGACGAAAAGATAGCAATTAAGAAAATTAGAAGTGATATAAAATTATTGAATAAgtggttgaaaataaaaaagcttAAATTAAACGTCCAAAAAACTAAGTCGATGGTAATAAGTAATAGGAAGCAATTAAATTattctgaattaaaaatttGTATCGAAGGAGATGAAATTGAGAGAGTTGatgtttgaccaaaaattaacatttaaagCGCATATAGATAACGTAGTAAAAAAAGTAGCACAAAAATATGGTTTGCTGATCCGTTTAAATAGTCAACTCACGTTTTggagcaaaatatttttatataaaaccttaGTGGCCCCATATATCGATTATTGCTCTTCAGTGCTATTCTTGGCAAGTAAAACGCACCTGAATAGACTGCAAAggctacaaaataaaataatgagaTCCATTTTAAATTGTAACATGTATATTCCAATATTAAACATGTTAGAGGCTTTCTGTGAAAGAGCGTATAATTTTCAATGTGCTtactattattttcaaattgacCAATGAACTCTTGCCAGAATACTTGACGAATATTATCATACGAGGACGAAATATACATAACCATAGAACTAGACGAAGAGATGATTTACGTGTTGTGCCGTTTACTATGACAAGTACCTActcaaaaatcgatttattataatggaattagaatttttaatgaattaccGATTGAAGTTAGAAATGCAAGATCTGTTTCAGAATTTAAAAGAAATTGTGCAATGTGGATAAAGAATAAGTATAGATAATTAGGTGAATTTGTATGTATTTAATGTATATTATCAAAGATAAATAAATGGATTATTATTAGGAGGCGATGAATAGGTTTTCaagatgtgttgcggatcatacTTGTtgcagagagcgataagtgagagattctctaaattttctcaaaattcaatcCCTGGACTGGAGAAATCGATGAtggatttaattgaaaaatctttgaaagaaatcCTGGTAACATTTTCAGAGCATTATCGTTGGAGTGTTCAAGGGTGGTTTCAAGGAGAAAATTCTAGGGAATTTTTGCTAAAAATCCCATTACAAAGCGCTGAATgaaattctgggagaattggtgGAAGGATTTCTGGACTGATCATGGGTGTAGTCCTTAAAAGTATACTCTGGGGAAATCACTACAAaagttcctgaagcttttctttGAGGAAGGAATACCGGAAGGTTTATCTGAAATTTCTAGAACTTcagagaccttccattaaaatagtgaccaagtctctGATAAAGACCTTCTACCAGCCCTGTTAATTGAATTTGACAATATCACACAATTTAAGATCTTACCTCCAGTGTCACTTTTTTCAGGTCTGCAGATGTAAGCAATTTGACCGCTTCATTCTGCCTTTTCTCATCTAGTTGGTACATAATCTTGGCGACTTCGTATCTAGCTTCGGCGTTGTCTCGGTTTGCTGCCAGATAGCCATCGTTGATCTCAGCAGCGGACTTCGATCCTCGGAATAGTTTCTCCCATTCCCGGTCAATGACCATTTTCACTGTTTCGTCTAACTCGTTGCTGGCGATTTTACTTTCTAAAATCTTGTGAAACCGAATAAGACAGCTGTGTAACGTTGAATTATTGGAGTCAATGGAACGAGCCCGTTTCAAAGATTGCAACATTAGCAACAGTTTGCCTCGACGGCAATATATTTCAAACGCCATCAGATGGGTTTCGATGTTTTCCTTGGCAAGCTGTTGTAGCGGTCGTAGAAACTCGATAGCCTTCTCGAGAGGATCCTCCGGACGGGCCAATTTGTCTGGTATCAGCTCATCCAATTGAGGTGCTTCTGGATCGCCATCCTGGTTTGGATTACGCTGCTTGTTGTGTTGGTCCTTCTTCTGGTTTGCCTGAGCAGCTTGAGCATTTTCCTGTTCGGCCTTCTTTTTCGCAGCTTTGCGTTGTTTGTTGCGTAGCTTCTTCAGCTCAGATGGAGGTAAGTTTTCTGAAATTGAATCATCATAAATGAGACATTTGATAAAGCTATTGATTCAAATAAGTTCTTACCAATATCGAGTTCTTCTTCAGCAGATTCTGCTGGTAGCGGTTTATCGAAAAGTCGGAGATAGACCTGTAACAACCAATCGGTTAGATTTGCTAGCGTAATGAAACAATTCATACGTACCTCAATGGCGCATTTGGCAGCTTTAAAGTAGAAAGGATGCCTTCGTAAAACGTCTTCCAATCGCAGCAAACCTACATAAGAACGAAGCGTCATTTTACGCATACAGTACGTATGGAAGTCAAACTGATCTTCAATAATTTCTGAGAAGTGTCGGTCAATTTCGTGGCACTTTTTCAACGATTCGCCCCATTTTTCCAACCGTTGGTAGGACAGGGCACACTCCGTCTGGAACCACATGCACTGCATTTCATTGAGATTTTCCATAGCCGAAACTCCTTCTCTTGTAAACTTGGCGCAAATCTCCTCTGCTTCCTTGATCTGATTGGCACGTAACATGTACTTTGCGCACTTGGAATTAATATACCGATCGGCCGTGTCGAGGCTTTGTGCTTCGTCCATCCATTTGACTGCCTCCAGAACATCGCCAGCGTGTTTGTAGATGCGGCCTTTGGTGACGAAGAGCTCGATTAAGGTAGGAGTATGGTCGATGGCCGCGTTTATGAAGTCTAATGCCTTTTCTGATTCACGCAGATGGTCATAATGCTGTGCAAGATAGAAAAGAGTCCACAGCAATGCGGAAGCCGGCTCCTTGGGTAAGTTTTGTTCCTTATCAGCAGCAGAGAAGTAACCACTGCTGGTTAAATTTTGATGGTAGCCTTCAACCAACTCCGTTATGACACGTACTTTTTTCTCGTCCCGATACAGAGAGCGCAGGTTAACAAATAGAGGCGGAACACCCTTCCGAAGGTTTCGTCGTAGGTGTTCATCTATCAACGAGCGGAACGCTTCATCTTCGGCCACATCCAATGGTAATCGTTTGGCACAGAAAGACTGCGGATATTCCGTTTGTATTTTCTGGTACGCTGCAATCACGTCGGATCCCTTTTCTACTTGCAATGCCTTCAGATACTGCTGATAGTAAGCGATATTTTCCGGGTTTCGCTTGATCAAATCTTGGTAAATCCCAACGGCTTCCTCATGGCGATCGAGCTTAAGGCACAGTTCACCCATAGTCTCTTTCACAGCGAGAGTGTCGAGGATTTGCGATTGATACTCTTTCAGGTGTTGTAACGCTTTCTCGTAGTTGCCCGATTCTTGAATCACTTGGTTCTGGTATAGTAGTAGTTCGCTATGCTTGTAGTCGTAGGTTTCCTGAAAACAAATGTGTGAGGTgtaatttctcgcataactaGTGATAACGTCCTAAAAGGTGACCGATTCTATAACACTACCCAGAGTGTCACTTTACCGAATGCCATTGAGAAGGTATTGACCGCGTGTGTTTTATATTACTTTTTTAtggctatactgcccataatcgcataacagtcccatgtcgACTTTTGACCGTTTTGcgttttttgcataaatcaacTCAATATCGTCAGAAGATCGataaaaactgctaaaaaagtagcctttgttcctaacttgtacaaaaacaaaccccatttgtgttgtcccatcttgaaaatattcgcataacagtcacatcaaAGTCCGTATAGTGATCGGGctcagaatgggtaccacttctagtactacattcggACTCTCGATACTACTAGTGATTCACTGATGTGTAGTGAAGTAAAGGGAAATcaattatacagtgaaacctccatgagtcgatgttctatgtcttaatatcgactcatggaaccatacttaaacaaaatttcatggtaacTATGATGATtcgctcaaacagctttccaaagcatttctgttccatgactcgatatttccatgagtctatgattccttcagatatcgactcatggaggtttgactgtatttaaaACACACTTGCTTACGACATTAGAAATGTCATGTATTCAcgttgtttcgaaaatatttttaaattagtgGATATCACACATGTTTTAATTACGATGCATTACAAATTTTCgcttatacaaatattaatctTCTTTTATGTCCGTATACGGTAACCATTTGGGTGGTAAGGGGGGTAAAATAAAGTTAATTCTACATTATTCATTTAAATTGTGTCATGATTCTTTGCTGGTACTCAGGAATATCgaactaaaacttatttttgcgtTTTTCGATAACTGGTAAAATTGACTTAAGGAGTACTTGCTTGTAAGTgtgcaaaataaaaacttttcaatgCGAAAGcaagatttccatataaaaacaaTCAGCAACCACATCGTCTTCTTCATCTGCTTATTGGGAAACGATATTTCCCTAACTCGAGCGTTGACTGTACTATAATAACTAAATTTATACAACCAAAGAACATAAATAGCAAATGACACAACCAGTGCATTAATAACAATGAGTGTTTTAGTAGCTGTCGAACGAGCCGATGAACATGATGAGACTGGTATGCAATTACATtggtatattatattgtatataatcgcataacagtctcgctacgatttttgtgcattttaaggcaaattttcaacttgaattcaaaagaaatttattaGGTTTGTTCGTGTACTCAACAAACAGTGATATATAGCAATTTAACACATTTTAGGCCAAATAAAGACTCAAAATGGAGCGAAATTGTTTCCACATTTCAATCGTCTTTTTCTCAGTTTGTCGTTTTCCAACATGGGACTGTTGTGCAAAGAGGGGCAGTATATTGGTCATGCGACTTAAATGTAAAGTTCATTACCTAATTAATTTTGTTTAGACACTTTTTCAGAAACgccattttcaatttaaaaaaaattaagttgtATTAAACTGGCCctcagtagaccggatatacctctgcatctaccagtttatgcgggaaggtgtaggggtgatagagaagcttgctgtttggttagcagactgcctatgtatcaggcgtaaggcatggcgtgctataatgatggaataatggagcgtagggaaacgattgcttgtccgtctctggttctagtgATTGCTATGAACGATAAGtttaagagtggaagatagaagcaagtgatatATACATACAACTACAACGTacaaggaaagggacgggcctgggattgagaccacgaccttctgcttatgcAGCAGAAGCGGTAGTTATTACACCACCAACCCCTTCTTAGTCGGGATAATGATCATTCGGGTACTAACTAATCAGGATTATAGTATATGTCGGTAAAAAACGTATAAATCCACTCATATACCCAGAAACAAAgtgctacacacgtggttaccagtGGATTTTTGGGCGTTATcctaaattatgcgagatttcatcAATATGCAAAGCATGGATCTATTTAGTAGAATAACAATACTTACCACAGTTTGCGAGGCCCGGAAGGTTTCCAAAATGTTCATGGCTGTTTCGTAATCTCCAAGCAGATGGTAACTCATGGCAAAACCAATCCACGAAGCGTGCTGAGACGGGCGCAATTTGAACAGATGGTGGCGGGTATCTCGGTAGCCCTCCAGGTCGCGCATTTGTATCTGCAGCAGCGACAAGTCACGCAGGATCTGGATGTTATCCTTTTCCCACTTCAACGCATTCCGGTAGCACTTGATGGCTTCTTCGTACTTTTTGTCCGACCGCTGCAATAACCCGTACACATGCCAGCAGACGTGCGATTTCAGATCATTCCGCAAACCTCGGCGAACGTAATCGTACGCTTCTTCCTTTCGACCGAGACAGTTTAGAGTAAGCCCTTTCATTGCTAGAGTTTCCCCATGTTCGGTAAACTTCGGATTGGTAAGGATCTGCTTCGCAAGTTTCAGCCCATTTTTGTATTGTTTCATTTCGTAACATTTCTGTAAGGGGTGTAAAAGAATATTcgtaagaaaatttgaaaattgcggaTTCAAACTGTGTTTCTCATTTTGACACAAATACATTATATAAAGATTGTTGCTTTCACAGACTTCCTAATGAATTTTTCCACCTTCGTTAAAGAGAGCTTCAAGAATTAGGAAGGAGACATCAAAGGAAGGAAATGATATATCAAGATGAGCATTTGACTGTTCTTGTAAAAAACTGGCTATTATTATAAGCATCTATGCTTAGATGAGGGCAGTGTGATTACCGtcgttactagagaccgagatcatctctgcatctccacggttttCGCAggaaggatttttgttagaGGGAAGTGTTAAAAAGTTACATGGTCAGGGTTCACCTAGGTAAGTGATGCGGTtcattaaactttgattttaaaTATAACTGTTTTTATGGCTTCATTACAAACTTAGACAAATGTATGTCGACACCTGTGGtgacaaactattgaaaaacaattgttaattaaaaatcaaatgatttttttattttcaattgatgagTGTTCTTGATTAAAGTTTCTGCCAACACACAggatgacgaaccattcattaTTTATGCATTTAATTCACAAATATTGCATATCGAAAAAAAGATAAAAGGAAAAAGATAAGAGGAAAGTTCTCACCGAGTGTATATGCATGTCTTTATAAAGAGATTTCAAAGATTAATTTCCACAAGTATTCCTTGAATAGAACACAGGTATTATCGTCAGTTAAATATCAGCCGAAAGGCATAAACTATAGAAAACCTATTCTGTATAAAGCTGGCTATTATTATAGACACAAATCCAAAAGCATCTTCCGAAGAATacatcaaataattttcaaagaatctCGTGAAGAACTAAACAAAAATCTACTTTAGAATGCCAAAAGGaccttgagcttgagcttgtttggccgcccgtggtttctactccagtatcgctagatcagctgcacttacacaaggaaccaaccagatgactgcttggcaGACATCATATATACGTGCTTcatatcaagagcttgagatcagcttgccatgagcgcacaaaaataaccgcgcgcttgaacacgtgctatggtgagacacatttttttagatctcatgtagtGCCTtaatgtactgcccataactgcaaaacagtcacattcgacatttttgacaaattgaagttaatatcatggagagtcatcaaatgataaatactttctatcaacttacttaaatctgtgagattgttctagaaaattcgaaaaaaataccaagttgttttgtcacattggtgaTTATGATTGCATAACAGTcgcattgagattataaatgagcctcgtgaTGTAATAGTAATGAAATCTCTATTAGAATTATTTGCTAACAcctagtagagtaaagtggggcaaaagttcgagtggggtaagagtttctttttaagatttcaagctccattcaaaacaaaacttataaatgtcatggtggttcgaatgctattcaagtaagagactttcactccaaatatcataaaaatcgattgagatttgaaaaagttgtggctatttgttgtttttcgacgtgaaaattgaaatttttggtcaaacttttgttgcatggaaccaattgaagataaaatctttttcaatattgtatgtaagggcgtttctatgcctatcataaggatgctttgaggtgtattagtttttgcataaatgcttggaaacaatttttggcccatagtggggcaaaagttcgaatcagcggggcaaaagttcgacccatgtataaactcacgaaaaaaattgcaaattgcctaaaatccacatattatcttcaaatttagccaaatttgtCTGATCATGCGAAAACTGgctccaaaattttacattttcacttagttttgcgaaaaactactatttttgagTGTATTACATTTAACccagttttgggcaattttgtgatgaaaatttagtgtgtatttttcggcaaacttaagtttacggctggtgtaaagtatgcctgtcataaacgGATCGATATTTTGCGTTTTAGcctgcgaacttttgccccacactagattcgaactcttgccccaccggtggggcaaaaaatcgtttaagacaatcaattttgaaactgttataactaaaaataggtaaatatGTTGACACAagattgttcagcaaaattatagccaatatgttgaaagttcactgtatggtatttgttttgtttcaactgctattctTTTCCTggtaactttgattataccactaaggtcgttCTTTTGCCCAACCTTACtctatgcgatatgagttgtacaaaatatcagcctcaaataaccACTTTTGAGtccctggtaatttttagaagttttagtttcctcccatactgccataaaatgcaaactttgtgttccatttactcaatgcctacttttgtcgaatgttacaaatatgcagttatgggcagtgtactagctcaaacgatcacatctgcactggctcatgctCCGTCTCATGataaaatctcaatgtgacaatGCATTTGAGCCTCTCAGGAGAAGGTTTCAGAAGCAAGGAAAAGAGATTAACCTTTGCGATACTAACATAGTTTTTGGCACCCAATTTTTATGTTTAAACTATGGATTAAACTTCTCGTAGGCAGTTTGAAAGGACTGACGTGGTTCAACGCGGTTGAGATtctagcatttgaattgaaaaatttgtgatGGCCACCAAAGAAGCATAGGCATAGAGCAAAGTCGTATGCTTCTTTGGGgttattgtactaggcaaacaaaACGGCATGaaagtactcctagtaagcgcatTTGACGAGCTTCACGAGATGTTTCATGAGACTCGCTcatcaagatatattttgtacgtaggTATCCGCATCTCGTGTTtcacataatctgtgagctgcgatatgaaata is a genomic window containing:
- the LOC5567421 gene encoding N-alpha-acetyltransferase 15, NatA auxiliary subunit; protein product: MPSSDPLPPKESAVFRKILKCYEMKQYKNGLKLAKQILTNPKFTEHGETLAMKGLTLNCLGRKEEAYDYVRRGLRNDLKSHVCWHVYGLLQRSDKKYEEAIKCYRNALKWEKDNIQILRDLSLLQIQMRDLEGYRDTRHHLFKLRPSQHASWIGFAMSYHLLGDYETAMNILETFRASQTVETYDYKHSELLLYQNQVIQESGNYEKALQHLKEYQSQILDTLAVKETMGELCLKLDRHEEAVGIYQDLIKRNPENIAYYQQYLKALQVEKGSDVIAAYQKIQTEYPQSFCAKRLPLDVAEDEAFRSLIDEHLRRNLRKGVPPLFVNLRSLYRDEKKVRVITELVEGYHQNLTSSGYFSAADKEQNLPKEPASALLWTLFYLAQHYDHLRESEKALDFINAAIDHTPTLIELFVTKGRIYKHAGDVLEAVKWMDEAQSLDTADRYINSKCAKYMLRANQIKEAEEICAKFTREGVSAMENLNEMQCMWFQTECALSYQRLEKWGESLKKCHEIDRHFSEIIEDQFDFHTYCMRKMTLRSYVGLLRLEDVLRRHPFYFKAAKCAIEVYLRLFDKPLPAESAEEELDIENLPPSELKKLRNKQRKAAKKKAEQENAQAAQANQKKDQHNKQRNPNQDGDPEAPQLDELIPDKLARPEDPLEKAIEFLRPLQQLAKENIETHLMAFEIYCRRGKLLLMLQSLKRARSIDSNNSTLHSCLIRFHKILESKIASNELDETVKMVIDREWEKLFRGSKSAAEINDGYLAANRDNAEARYEVAKIMYQLDEKRQNEAVKLLTSADLKKVTLEDATKVFLLLKSGFFGGLAEDQIDAFKKSCQKRFPLAVIFADVVSTVATLTTTQSSSPTSSATVTTSATGTTMCPVEQQSKSTPQQQSKSSEIKAN